A genomic segment from Kiritimatiellia bacterium encodes:
- the lpxA gene encoding acyl-ACP--UDP-N-acetylglucosamine O-acyltransferase: protein MNIHPTAVVDHGAVLGADVVVGPFAVIDRDTQIGDGCVIGPHAVIHRYTSIGPGGRIHAGAVLGDLPQDLAFKPETVSYVRIGARCWIREGVTIHRGTKPDTVTEVGDDCFLMVNSHLAHNVKLGNGVILVNGALLAGYVEVGERAFISGNAVVHQFVRIGRLAMMGGQGAVSQDIPPFCTGRSGAGNQILGLNTVGLRRAGFKPETRQALRAAFKILYRSGLNTSQAVERIRAELNDPAVTEFCDFIAASRRGICGLLEGGEGVEDQA from the coding sequence ATGAACATTCATCCGACCGCCGTCGTGGATCATGGCGCCGTGCTCGGCGCGGACGTCGTCGTGGGGCCGTTCGCCGTCATCGACCGGGATACGCAGATCGGCGACGGGTGCGTCATCGGCCCGCACGCCGTCATCCACCGCTACACCAGCATCGGGCCGGGTGGCCGGATTCATGCGGGCGCCGTGCTCGGGGATCTTCCGCAGGATCTCGCCTTCAAGCCGGAGACGGTCAGCTATGTCCGGATCGGCGCGCGCTGTTGGATTCGCGAGGGCGTGACGATCCATCGCGGCACGAAGCCGGACACCGTCACGGAGGTCGGCGACGACTGCTTCCTGATGGTCAACTCGCACCTCGCGCACAACGTCAAGCTGGGGAACGGCGTGATCCTGGTCAACGGCGCGCTGCTGGCGGGCTACGTCGAGGTGGGCGAGCGGGCGTTCATCAGCGGCAACGCCGTCGTGCACCAGTTCGTGCGGATCGGGCGGCTCGCGATGATGGGCGGGCAGGGGGCGGTGTCGCAGGACATCCCGCCGTTTTGCACCGGGCGCTCGGGCGCGGGGAACCAGATCCTGGGCCTCAACACCGTCGGGCTGCGCCGAGCGGGCTTCAAGCCCGAGACACGCCAGGCCCTGCGCGCCGCGTTCAAGATTCTTTACCGCTCCGGCCTGAACACCTCGCAGGCCGTGGAGCGCATCCGCGCGGAGTTGAACGATCCGGCCGTGACGGAGTTCTGCGACTTCATCGCCGCCTCCCGGCGCGGCATCTGCGGCCTGCTGGAGGGCGGGGAAGGAGTGGAGGACCAGGCCTAG
- the radC gene encoding DNA repair protein RadC — translation METLYPIAPRRVADIPSRQRPRELFERLGAEHVSEEVLIALLLRCGMKGLNVVDLAHNLLMEYGSLTALAQAPVQELTKKKGIGPVKAQILRAALELGRRLNEESAPERPFVRTPEDAARVLRGRANTRETEAFWVLLLDTKNRLRQNPVEISTGLLNASLAHPREVFKEAIRCLSAAVVLVHNHPSGDPAPSAEDIRITRQLVEAGRIVDIPVLDHIILGRAAEPGAKDYYSLRESGVVSFEDKS, via the coding sequence ATGGAAACGCTCTATCCCATTGCGCCGAGGCGCGTCGCCGACATCCCGTCGCGGCAGCGGCCGCGCGAGCTGTTCGAGCGGCTCGGCGCCGAGCACGTGTCCGAGGAGGTGCTCATCGCCCTGCTGCTGCGGTGCGGCATGAAGGGCCTGAACGTCGTGGACCTGGCGCATAACCTCCTGATGGAGTACGGCTCGCTGACCGCGCTCGCCCAGGCCCCGGTCCAGGAACTGACGAAGAAGAAGGGCATCGGCCCCGTCAAGGCCCAGATCCTGCGCGCCGCCCTCGAGCTCGGCCGCCGCCTGAACGAGGAATCCGCGCCCGAGCGCCCGTTCGTCCGCACGCCGGAGGACGCCGCGCGCGTCCTGCGCGGGCGGGCCAATACGCGCGAGACGGAGGCGTTCTGGGTCCTGCTGCTGGATACGAAGAACCGCCTGCGCCAGAACCCCGTGGAGATCAGCACGGGCCTGCTCAACGCCAGCCTGGCCCACCCGCGCGAGGTGTTCAAGGAGGCGATCCGCTGCCTGTCCGCCGCCGTGGTGCTCGTGCACAACCATCCCTCCGGCGATCCCGCGCCGTCGGCCGAGGACATCCGGATCACGCGCCAGCTGGTCGAGGCGGGGCGGATCGTGGACATCCCGGTGCTGGACCACATCATCCTGGGCCGCGCCGCGGAGCCGGGGGCGAAGGACTATTACAGCCTGCGCGAGAGCGGGGTGGTCAGCTTCGAGGACAAATCATGA